One genomic region from Hoeflea algicola encodes:
- a CDS encoding TRAP transporter substrate-binding protein produces the protein MDRRSFIRNAGIVGAGAVATGLATPAIAQGNITWRMVTTWPKNFPGLGVGAQRLADRITAASGGRLAIQVYSAGELVPPLQSLDAVIDGTAEMSHGAAYYWQNKSPALSFFTGVPYGMTTPELTAWVRYMGGQEIWDEIYDQFGVQGFLSGNTGTQTGGWFRDELKSLEDVKGIRFRTPGLGGQVWEKLGATVTNMAAGEIFQALQSGTLDAAEFVGPYNDLALGFYQVAKNYYMPSFVESGLATELVVDKKKYQELPADLQAIIRDISQAEYDQVSADFIANDPRALKTLVEDHGVIVRNFPDDIMEAGAKASVEVVEALRNSDDPLVKKTTESFIEALNLVRTRTEKIDSPYVAAREKYLKY, from the coding sequence ATGGATCGCCGTTCTTTTATTCGCAATGCGGGGATTGTTGGCGCTGGCGCAGTTGCTACAGGTCTGGCAACTCCGGCAATAGCTCAGGGCAATATAACTTGGCGTATGGTTACAACCTGGCCAAAGAATTTCCCCGGGTTGGGGGTTGGCGCTCAGCGTCTGGCCGATCGCATCACCGCTGCATCGGGCGGTCGCCTTGCCATTCAGGTCTATTCCGCGGGTGAATTGGTTCCGCCGCTTCAGTCTCTGGACGCCGTGATCGATGGCACTGCGGAAATGAGCCATGGGGCAGCCTATTATTGGCAGAACAAATCGCCTGCCTTGTCGTTCTTCACCGGCGTTCCCTATGGCATGACCACGCCCGAGTTGACGGCTTGGGTCCGCTATATGGGCGGCCAGGAAATCTGGGACGAGATCTATGACCAGTTCGGTGTACAGGGCTTCCTGTCCGGCAACACCGGCACACAGACCGGTGGCTGGTTCCGCGACGAGTTGAAAAGTCTCGAAGACGTCAAGGGCATCCGATTCCGCACACCGGGCCTGGGTGGTCAGGTCTGGGAAAAGCTAGGCGCGACGGTTACCAACATGGCCGCCGGCGAGATTTTCCAGGCGTTGCAGTCCGGCACTCTCGATGCCGCAGAATTCGTCGGCCCCTACAACGACCTGGCGCTCGGCTTCTACCAGGTCGCCAAGAACTACTACATGCCGTCTTTCGTTGAATCGGGTCTGGCGACCGAACTGGTCGTCGACAAGAAGAAGTATCAGGAACTGCCGGCCGATCTTCAGGCGATCATCCGCGACATATCCCAGGCGGAATATGACCAGGTTTCGGCCGACTTCATCGCCAACGATCCGCGCGCCCTCAAGACGCTGGTCGAGGATCATGGTGTGATCGTGCGTAACTTCCCCGACGACATCATGGAAGCGGGCGCCAAGGCGTCGGTTGAAGTGGTCGAGGCATTGCGCAACAGCGATGACCCGCTGGTCAAGAAAACCACCGAAAGCTTCATCGAGGCGCTGAACCTGGTGCGGACCCGTACTGAAAAGATCGACTCGCCCTACGTTGCAGCGCGCGAAAAGTACCTCAAGTACTAA
- a CDS encoding TRAP transporter large permease, protein MFFGVIGFLLIGFPVAFTLAGVSLLFGGVGMALGVFDPSNFGSLPNRYIGFMTNEVLVAVPLFIFMGVMLERSQIAEQLLLTMGKLFGNLRGGLGFSVILVGAMLAASTGVVGATVVTMGLISLPAMLRAGYNPKLATGVICASGTLGQIIPPSTVLIFMGDMLSGINSQVQMAKGNFAPVPVSVGDLFAGALLPGLLLVSLYLFWVLFKAVTDPASCPATPVPPEEKGDLLKEVFVALVPPLLLILAVLGSILGGIATPTEAASVGAVGAMVLAAFRWRLSFGILKETVIATATITSMVFVILLGASVFSVVFRMMGGDNLVHEFLSNLPGGPMAAVATVMLIMFFLGFILDTFEIIFIVIPITAPVLLALDVDPVWLGVLVGVNLQTSFLTPPFGFALFYLRGVAPENLPTSAIYKGILPFVALQIVAIAILFIFPEIVTWLPRLVAG, encoded by the coding sequence ATGTTCTTTGGCGTGATCGGCTTCCTGCTGATCGGCTTTCCGGTCGCCTTCACGCTGGCCGGCGTCTCGCTGTTGTTCGGCGGCGTCGGGATGGCCCTTGGTGTTTTTGATCCGTCCAATTTCGGATCCCTCCCCAATCGCTATATCGGCTTCATGACAAATGAAGTTCTGGTGGCCGTGCCGCTGTTCATTTTCATGGGCGTAATGCTGGAACGAAGCCAGATCGCGGAGCAGCTGTTGTTGACCATGGGAAAGCTGTTCGGCAACCTTCGCGGCGGGCTCGGCTTTTCCGTCATCCTTGTCGGTGCGATGCTTGCCGCTTCAACTGGTGTCGTCGGAGCGACGGTGGTCACGATGGGGTTGATTTCCCTGCCTGCAATGTTGCGCGCAGGCTATAACCCCAAGCTTGCAACCGGCGTGATCTGCGCCAGCGGCACCCTTGGGCAGATCATTCCACCTTCTACTGTGTTGATCTTCATGGGAGACATGCTGTCGGGAATTAACAGCCAAGTGCAGATGGCCAAGGGTAATTTTGCCCCGGTGCCGGTTTCCGTCGGCGATCTGTTTGCAGGGGCCTTGCTGCCCGGTCTGTTGCTGGTTTCGCTCTATCTGTTCTGGGTCTTGTTCAAGGCGGTAACCGACCCTGCTTCCTGCCCGGCCACGCCTGTGCCGCCTGAAGAAAAAGGTGACCTGCTCAAAGAGGTCTTCGTTGCGCTGGTCCCACCGCTGCTGCTGATCCTTGCTGTGCTCGGGTCCATTCTTGGGGGAATTGCCACGCCCACCGAGGCTGCCTCTGTCGGGGCTGTTGGGGCAATGGTTCTCGCGGCTTTCCGCTGGCGTCTGTCCTTTGGAATTCTAAAGGAAACAGTCATTGCCACGGCGACCATCACCAGCATGGTCTTCGTCATCCTGCTCGGAGCATCGGTTTTCTCGGTGGTGTTCCGGATGATGGGAGGCGACAACCTGGTCCACGAATTCCTGAGCAATTTACCCGGCGGACCAATGGCTGCGGTTGCCACGGTGATGCTGATCATGTTCTTTCTGGGGTTCATTCTGGACACGTTCGAGATCATCTTCATCGTGATCCCGATCACCGCTCCGGTGCTACTGGCGCTGGATGTTGATCCGGTCTGGCTGGGCGTTCTGGTCGGGGTGAATCTGCAAACATCTTTCCTGACGCCGCCGTTCGGCTTTGCCCTGTTCTACCTGCGCGGGGTGGCACCAGAGAACTTGCCAACCAGCGCAATCTACAAGGGCATCCTGCCCTTCGTTGCGTTGCAGATCGTGGCGATAGCCATCCTGTTCATCTTCCCCGAAATCGTCACCTGGTTGCCACGCCTGGTGGCCGGGTAA
- a CDS encoding TRAP transporter small permease subunit: MRLLAGVAALICAINLIIGRAFAWLSLAIVVVCFTVVVQRYLFSISYLWMQDLYVWLNGAMFTAVAGFALLRDDHVRVDIFYRPARARKRAVADLIGVFLFLLPFAWVVYQYSMPFVVRAWSYREASANVGGMPGLFILKTFIIAFAALLALQGLAMAIRSILVLSDNEHMVPNSIQYKSDQKLTDLAKGESDGSGDFGRITRRADVLWRDRLPADRLSGRLHAGRRLAVVRRRRDGPWCF, translated from the coding sequence ATGCGTCTTCTAGCTGGGGTTGCCGCTTTGATATGCGCGATCAACCTGATAATTGGCCGCGCGTTCGCATGGCTGTCCCTGGCCATCGTGGTCGTCTGCTTCACTGTGGTGGTTCAGCGCTACCTGTTCTCTATAAGCTATCTTTGGATGCAGGATCTCTATGTCTGGCTGAACGGAGCGATGTTTACCGCAGTGGCAGGGTTTGCGCTGCTTCGCGACGATCATGTCCGGGTGGACATCTTCTATCGGCCGGCACGCGCCAGAAAACGGGCTGTAGCGGACCTAATCGGCGTGTTTCTCTTTCTCCTGCCCTTTGCCTGGGTGGTTTACCAGTACTCCATGCCGTTCGTGGTTCGCGCCTGGAGTTACCGTGAAGCTTCGGCGAATGTTGGTGGGATGCCGGGCCTCTTCATTCTGAAGACCTTCATCATCGCCTTTGCCGCGCTGCTTGCGCTTCAAGGCCTGGCGATGGCCATCCGGTCAATCCTCGTTCTTTCCGATAATGAGCACATGGTCCCAAATTCAATCCAGTACAAATCAGACCAGAAGCTTACTGATCTGGCCAAGGGGGAATCTGATGGATCCGGTGATTTTGGGCGAATTACTCGCCGCGCTGATGTTCTTTGGCGTGATCGGCTTCCTGCTGATCGGCTTTCCGGTCGCCTTCACGCTGGCCGGCGTCTCGCTGTTGTTCGGCGGCGTCGGGATGGCCCTTGGTGTTTTTGA
- the fabI gene encoding enoyl-ACP reductase FabI, with protein MEGIMKGKRGLIMGVANDHSIAWGIAKHLAEAGAELAFTYQGEGFGRRVKPLAESVGSKLVLPCDVEDIATVDAVFETLKAEWGTIDFVVHAIGFSDRNELKGRYADVTTRANFSRTMVISAYSFTEVAQRAAPLMSDGGALLTLTYGGSMRVMPNYNVMGIAKAALEASVRYLAADYGRDKIRVNAISAGPVRTLAGAGIGDARAMFSYQRKNAPLRRTVDIDDVGKSALYLLSDLSSGVTGEIHYVDSGFNITSMPTTEELTKADEG; from the coding sequence ATGGAAGGCATCATGAAGGGCAAGCGCGGGCTGATCATGGGGGTCGCTAACGACCACTCGATCGCCTGGGGCATTGCCAAGCACCTGGCCGAGGCCGGCGCGGAGCTGGCATTCACCTACCAGGGCGAAGGCTTTGGCCGCCGGGTCAAGCCGCTGGCCGAAAGCGTCGGCTCGAAACTGGTGCTGCCGTGCGATGTCGAGGACATTGCCACGGTGGACGCGGTGTTTGAAACGCTGAAAGCCGAATGGGGGACGATCGATTTCGTTGTCCACGCGATTGGCTTTTCCGACCGCAACGAACTCAAGGGCCGCTACGCCGATGTCACCACGCGGGCCAATTTCTCCCGCACCATGGTGATCTCTGCCTATTCGTTCACGGAAGTGGCGCAGCGCGCGGCACCGCTGATGAGCGACGGCGGGGCGCTGTTGACGCTGACCTATGGCGGCTCGATGCGGGTGATGCCGAACTACAATGTGATGGGCATCGCCAAGGCGGCGCTTGAAGCCAGCGTGCGCTATCTGGCGGCCGATTACGGCCGCGACAAGATCCGCGTCAACGCGATTTCGGCGGGCCCGGTGCGCACGCTTGCGGGTGCCGGCATCGGCGACGCGCGGGCAATGTTTTCCTACCAGCGCAAGAACGCGCCGCTCAGGCGCACTGTCGATATCGACGATGTCGGCAAATCGGCGCTCTACCTGCTCTCGGATCTTTCCTCGGGCGTGACCGGCGAAATCCACTATGTCGATTCAGGCTTCAACATCACCTCGATGCCAACCACCGAGGAACTGACGAAGGCCGACGAAGGCTAG
- the fabB gene encoding beta-ketoacyl-ACP synthase I has translation MRRVVVTGMGIVSSIGNNADEVTESLRNARSGISFSQDFADHGFRSQVWGSPTLDPTDMVDRRAMRFLSRGGAWNHVAMKQAIADAGLEESEISHERTGIIMGSGGPSTRTLIDAAETTLKNGSPKRIGPFAVPKAMSSTASATLATWFKIHGVNYSISSACSTSAHCIGNAAELIQWGKQDMVFAGGHEDLDWTMSNLFDAMGAMSSKYNDQAATASRAYDISRDGFVIAGGAGVLVMEELEHAKARGAKIYGELTGYGATSDGYDMVAPSGEGAVRCMRQALANVEGRVDYINTHGTSTPVGDSKEIGAIREVFGDDMPHVQSTKSLTGHSLGATGVQEAIYSLLMMKEKFIGESAHITELDPEFEGVPIVRKRIDNATIDTALSNSFGFGGTNATLVFQRHDR, from the coding sequence ATGAGACGAGTCGTCGTAACGGGCATGGGGATCGTATCCTCGATCGGCAACAATGCGGATGAGGTGACCGAATCACTGCGCAACGCCAGATCCGGCATCAGCTTCAGCCAGGATTTTGCCGACCACGGCTTCCGCAGCCAGGTCTGGGGCTCCCCGACGCTGGACCCGACCGACATGGTCGACCGCCGCGCCATGCGCTTCCTGTCGCGCGGTGGCGCCTGGAACCACGTGGCGATGAAACAGGCGATTGCCGATGCCGGACTTGAAGAGTCCGAGATCAGCCATGAGCGCACCGGCATCATCATGGGCTCGGGCGGGCCTTCGACCCGCACCCTGATCGATGCTGCCGAAACCACGCTGAAGAACGGCAGCCCGAAGCGGATCGGCCCGTTTGCCGTGCCCAAGGCGATGTCGTCGACGGCGTCTGCAACGCTTGCCACCTGGTTCAAGATCCACGGCGTCAACTACTCGATCTCGTCGGCCTGCTCGACCTCGGCGCATTGCATCGGCAACGCCGCTGAACTGATCCAGTGGGGCAAGCAGGATATGGTATTTGCCGGCGGCCACGAGGACCTCGACTGGACCATGTCGAACCTGTTTGACGCAATGGGTGCGATGTCATCCAAATACAACGACCAGGCGGCCACCGCCTCGCGCGCCTACGACATCTCCCGCGACGGCTTCGTGATTGCCGGCGGCGCCGGAGTTCTGGTGATGGAAGAGCTCGAGCACGCCAAGGCGCGCGGCGCCAAGATCTATGGCGAACTGACGGGCTACGGCGCCACCTCCGATGGCTACGACATGGTCGCCCCCTCGGGCGAAGGCGCTGTGCGCTGCATGCGCCAGGCGCTGGCCAATGTGGAAGGCCGGGTCGACTACATCAACACCCACGGCACCTCGACGCCGGTGGGCGACAGCAAGGAAATCGGTGCCATCCGCGAGGTGTTCGGCGACGACATGCCGCATGTACAGTCGACCAAATCGTTGACCGGGCACTCGCTCGGTGCCACCGGGGTGCAGGAAGCGATCTATTCGCTGTTGATGATGAAGGAAAAATTCATCGGCGAAAGCGCCCATATCACCGAACTCGACCCGGAATTCGAAGGCGTGCCGATTGTCCGCAAGCGCATCGACAACGCCACGATCGATACGGCGCTGTCGAATTCGTTCGGCTTTGGCGGCACCAACGCGACGCTGGTCTTCCAGCGCCACGACCGGTGA